In one Rhodococcus sp. B50 genomic region, the following are encoded:
- a CDS encoding C40 family peptidase, translating into MMVLGFTLAPATAQPAGESPAARLDHLADLSRRSEQATEALHAAGADLEAKVAAQQSADARAAQADEALGIARADIARFKPTVDKLARANYRGARTNRLFAVMVSDSPQQMLDQMVLLDVLGEQTSREVDGFRAATAAAAEAAVAAQHAADEAHAAAAQAQTLRDELQRRQAELEQQIEEVLDAFEALSDAEKAELAGTPFPPGLDAEKILQHLVPGSNGAALRAALSRIGSPYVWGATGPDQFDCSGLMVWAYKQVGKALPRSSQAQAQGGVPVSRENLQPGDLVIFYEDASHVGMYVGDGNMVHASTFGVPVKVQSIDRFPFHSARRY; encoded by the coding sequence ATGATGGTCCTCGGTTTCACTCTCGCGCCGGCGACGGCGCAACCTGCGGGGGAGAGCCCCGCCGCACGACTCGACCATCTCGCCGATCTGTCACGTCGCAGCGAGCAGGCCACCGAGGCGCTGCACGCCGCCGGCGCGGATCTCGAAGCGAAGGTCGCGGCGCAGCAGTCGGCCGACGCTCGCGCCGCCCAGGCCGACGAGGCTCTGGGTATCGCTCGCGCCGACATCGCCCGCTTCAAGCCCACCGTCGACAAGCTCGCTCGGGCCAACTACCGCGGCGCGCGCACCAACCGCCTCTTCGCCGTGATGGTGAGTGATTCGCCTCAGCAGATGCTCGACCAGATGGTGCTGCTCGACGTCCTCGGTGAGCAGACCTCGCGCGAGGTCGACGGCTTCCGGGCCGCCACTGCCGCCGCGGCCGAGGCGGCCGTGGCGGCGCAGCACGCCGCCGACGAGGCACATGCAGCCGCCGCGCAGGCCCAGACTCTCCGCGACGAACTCCAGCGGCGTCAGGCCGAACTCGAACAGCAGATCGAGGAGGTCCTTGACGCCTTCGAAGCGCTCAGCGACGCGGAGAAGGCCGAACTCGCCGGCACCCCTTTCCCGCCGGGTCTCGACGCCGAGAAGATCCTGCAGCACCTCGTCCCCGGCAGCAACGGCGCCGCACTCCGGGCGGCCCTGTCCCGCATCGGCTCCCCGTACGTCTGGGGCGCGACCGGTCCCGACCAGTTCGACTGTTCGGGACTCATGGTCTGGGCGTACAAGCAGGTCGGTAAGGCGCTTCCCCGCTCCAGTCAGGCGCAGGCGCAGGGCGGTGTCCCCGTCTCCCGCGAGAATCTGCAGCCCGGTGATCTCGTCATCTTCTACGAAGACGCCTCCCATGTCGGCATGTACGTCGGCGACGGCAACATGGTGCACGCCTCGACCTTCGGTGTACCGGTGAAGGTCCAGTCGATCGATCGCTTCCCGTTCCACAGCGCCCGCCGGTACTGA
- a CDS encoding polyketide cyclase / dehydrase and lipid transport, translated as MSSIQVADQTFVAAPPERIAEEVAAPDRWRAWCPDLALTVREDRAEKGIRWTVSGPLDGTMEVWLEPVLDGAVIHYFLHCEPAGVAPERVAGLDLAGMNRTRRVQGKVMAFEVKQRLEAGRPAGEPPRR; from the coding sequence GTGAGCAGCATTCAGGTGGCGGATCAGACCTTCGTAGCGGCGCCCCCGGAGCGCATCGCCGAGGAGGTCGCGGCGCCCGATCGGTGGCGTGCATGGTGCCCCGATCTCGCGCTGACCGTACGTGAGGACCGTGCGGAGAAGGGCATCCGGTGGACGGTGTCGGGCCCGCTCGACGGGACGATGGAAGTGTGGCTCGAACCGGTCCTCGACGGCGCGGTGATCCACTACTTCCTGCACTGCGAACCGGCGGGTGTCGCACCCGAGCGCGTCGCGGGTCTCGACCTCGCCGGCATGAACCGGACGCGCCGCGTTCAGGGAAAGGTGATGGCCTTCGAGGTCAAGCAGCGTCTCGAGGCCGGTCGTCCGGCCGGTGAGCCGCCGCGCCGCTGA
- a CDS encoding lysophospholipid acyltransferase family protein produces MWYWLFKYVLLGPLLWLIGRPKFEGGENIPAHGPAILASNHRAVLDSFYLPLLVRRRITFLAKSEYFTGAGFKGAFQRWFFSSVGQVPIDRTGADAAQDALNAGVRVLGQGKLLGIYPEGTRSPDGRLYKGKTGLARLALETGVPVIPVAMIGTDRMNPIGSKMWRPAKITVRIGEPLDFSRFEGMGGNRFVERTVTDEVMYSLMQLSGQEYVDIYAATMKNKPGATDGSGAPGEAGASASDVVIPPQDGPVADRVPDTRAG; encoded by the coding sequence ATGTGGTACTGGCTGTTCAAGTACGTCCTCCTGGGACCGCTGCTGTGGCTCATAGGTCGTCCGAAGTTCGAAGGCGGCGAGAACATTCCGGCGCACGGCCCGGCGATCCTGGCCAGTAACCACCGCGCGGTCCTCGATTCGTTCTACCTTCCCCTCCTCGTGCGACGGCGGATCACCTTCCTGGCGAAGAGCGAGTACTTCACCGGGGCGGGCTTCAAGGGCGCCTTCCAGCGCTGGTTCTTCTCCTCGGTCGGGCAGGTCCCCATCGACCGCACCGGCGCCGACGCCGCGCAGGACGCGCTCAACGCGGGGGTCCGGGTTCTCGGCCAGGGCAAACTGCTCGGCATCTACCCTGAGGGCACCCGCTCACCCGACGGACGTCTCTACAAGGGCAAGACCGGCCTGGCGCGACTGGCACTGGAGACCGGCGTCCCCGTGATCCCCGTCGCCATGATCGGAACCGACCGGATGAACCCCATCGGTTCGAAGATGTGGCGACCGGCGAAGATCACCGTGCGGATCGGTGAGCCCCTCGACTTCTCCCGGTTCGAGGGCATGGGTGGCAACAGATTCGTCGAGCGCACCGTCACCGACGAGGTCATGTACTCGCTCATGCAGTTGTCGGGCCAGGAGTACGTCGACATCTACGCCGCGACCATGAAGAACAAGCCGGGCGCGACCGACGGCTCGGGTGCGCCAGGGGAGGCCGGCGCGTCGGCATCCGACGTCGTCATCCCGCCGCAGGACGGTCCCGTCGCGGACCGTGTTCCCGACACCCGCGCCGGGTGA
- a CDS encoding Rv2175c family DNA-binding protein: MSAIPYCDDVLDRSVPVVQLVDVAKSLGVAISRVHQMVRDRQLLAFKRDRVPVVPEAFLDGEGNILKGLPGLIAVLHDGGYEDDEILRWLFDEDDSLPGGCPVAAMHTQSAREVMRRAQALAF; the protein is encoded by the coding sequence GTGAGTGCAATCCCTTACTGCGACGACGTTCTCGACCGCTCCGTCCCCGTGGTGCAGCTCGTCGACGTGGCGAAGAGCCTCGGCGTCGCCATCTCCCGCGTCCATCAGATGGTGCGCGACCGGCAGCTGCTGGCGTTCAAACGCGACCGGGTGCCCGTGGTCCCCGAGGCTTTCCTCGACGGCGAAGGGAACATCCTCAAGGGCCTCCCCGGTCTGATCGCGGTGCTGCACGACGGTGGTTACGAGGACGACGAGATTCTGCGGTGGTTGTTCGACGAGGACGATTCTCTTCCCGGCGGATGCCCCGTGGCCGCGATGCACACGCAATCCGCGCGCGAGGTGATGCGGCGGGCGCAGGCGCTCGCCTTCTGA
- a CDS encoding ArsA family ATPase: protein MRWFLGKGGAGKTTLAAAESLATARMGERVLVVSIDQAHSLGDVLDLPRATDGDTGASDIRTVEENLDMVEIDALQLLRSRYAVLASMAALAGTHEHAEQFDLPEPDELTGLPGVQELLMLSEVARLADTGRWSHIVVDAPASADALRTLAAPRTVADYLERIWPQHSRVAATTGPDPRTAVFVALFDRLLSGIAAVRDLLDDRGRSAAVIVATPDRAGRAELRRVRSWLALSGIRVEAVVINGVMPSVGGSGAAARLLADQRAAHVAIVEEIGTTVTDIPVIVCERRAVEPVGLAALEELATVLRRDAPTPSPDTGDPVRVQHESGTGVESVYAMRMYLPLADPASLTLGRIGDDLVVGADGMRRRVRLASGLRRCTVSEAEFDGTDLVVRFVPDPAVWPL from the coding sequence GTGCGGTGGTTCCTCGGCAAGGGCGGCGCCGGGAAGACGACCTTGGCCGCGGCCGAGTCGCTCGCGACCGCCCGCATGGGGGAGCGTGTGCTCGTCGTCTCGATCGATCAGGCGCACTCGCTCGGCGACGTGCTCGACCTGCCCCGGGCCACCGACGGGGACACCGGCGCGTCCGACATCCGGACCGTCGAGGAGAACCTCGACATGGTGGAGATCGATGCGCTGCAGCTGCTCCGCTCGCGCTATGCGGTCCTCGCATCGATGGCGGCGCTCGCCGGGACCCACGAACACGCGGAGCAGTTCGACCTGCCCGAGCCCGACGAACTGACCGGCCTGCCCGGCGTCCAGGAACTCCTCATGCTCTCGGAGGTCGCGCGCCTCGCGGACACCGGGAGGTGGTCCCACATCGTCGTCGACGCGCCGGCCTCGGCGGACGCCCTGCGCACCCTCGCCGCGCCACGCACGGTGGCCGACTATCTCGAGCGGATCTGGCCGCAGCACAGTCGGGTCGCGGCCACCACCGGCCCCGATCCCCGGACGGCCGTCTTCGTCGCGCTGTTCGACCGGCTGCTCTCCGGCATCGCCGCGGTACGCGACCTGCTCGACGATCGCGGACGCAGCGCCGCGGTGATCGTGGCGACGCCCGACCGCGCCGGTCGTGCCGAGCTCCGCAGGGTGCGGTCGTGGCTCGCCCTGTCCGGCATCCGTGTCGAAGCTGTCGTGATCAACGGCGTCATGCCCTCGGTAGGCGGTTCGGGTGCGGCGGCGCGACTGCTCGCCGATCAGCGGGCCGCGCACGTAGCGATCGTGGAGGAGATCGGGACGACCGTCACCGACATCCCCGTGATCGTGTGCGAGCGACGTGCAGTCGAGCCGGTAGGGTTGGCAGCTCTGGAGGAGCTCGCTACGGTGCTCCGCCGGGATGCACCCACACCCTCGCCGGACACCGGCGATCCGGTCCGGGTGCAGCACGAATCGGGAACGGGGGTGGAATCGGTGTACGCGATGCGCATGTACCTCCCACTCGCCGACCCTGCGTCCCTGACGCTCGGACGGATCGGCGACGACCTGGTCGTCGGCGCCGACGGCATGCGCCGCCGGGTGCGACTCGCGTCGGGGCTGCGCCGGTGCACGGTCTCCGAAGCCGAGTTCGACGGCACCGATCTGGTGGTGCGCTTCGTGCCGGATCCGGCGGTGTGGCCGCTGTGA
- a CDS encoding polyadenylate-specific 3'-exoribonuclease AS, whose protein sequence is MRYFYDCEFIEDGRTIELVSIGVACEDGREFYAVSTEFDPSRAGAWVRRNVLPKLPPPAHPAWKSRSRIRDDLLKFLVPRPGIRPELWAWIGAYDHVVLAQLWGTMPELPDVLPRYTRELRQHWEDSGCPPLPPVPDDNHDALADARHNLAKFEAIEAARRSR, encoded by the coding sequence GTGCGCTACTTCTACGACTGTGAGTTCATCGAGGACGGTCGCACGATCGAACTCGTCTCGATCGGTGTCGCCTGCGAGGACGGCCGCGAGTTCTATGCGGTGTCGACCGAGTTCGACCCGTCCCGGGCCGGTGCGTGGGTGCGCCGCAACGTGCTCCCGAAGCTGCCGCCCCCGGCACACCCCGCGTGGAAGTCGCGGTCGAGGATCCGCGACGACCTGCTGAAGTTCCTCGTGCCCCGGCCGGGCATCCGGCCCGAGTTGTGGGCGTGGATCGGGGCCTACGACCACGTCGTCCTCGCGCAGCTGTGGGGCACGATGCCCGAGCTTCCCGACGTCCTGCCCCGATACACCCGCGAGCTCCGGCAGCACTGGGAGGACTCGGGCTGCCCGCCCCTGCCTCCGGTTCCGGACGACAACCACGACGCACTCGCCGACGCCCGCCACAACCTCGCGAAGTTCGAGGCGATCGAGGCCGCCCGTCGTTCACGGTGA
- a CDS encoding glycosyltransferase family 4 protein gives MSRTLLVTNDFPPRPGGIQSYLHAFANQLPSDDLVVYAPRWRGDSHVKFDARAPFEVVRHPTTLMLPTPDVARRATRLLTEHDCDTVWFGAAAPLALLAPVMRRAGAHRIVASTHGHEVGWSMLPAARQALRQIGDHTDTVTYVSRYTRGRFASAFGPEAGLEHLPSGVDTDAFRPDPGARAELRARYGLGDRPTVLCLSRLVPRKGQDVLIRALPAIRTRIDGAVLVIVGGGPYESRLRELARRTGVEEHVVFTGTVPAAELAAHHTIADVFAMPCRTRGGGLDVEGLGIVYLEASATGVPVVAGRSGGAPETVRDGRTGYVVDGTAVTAVATAVSGILADPDRAAAMGAAGREWVSTDWRWDVLGARLRGYLDAAAPPSETVAPSAG, from the coding sequence ATGTCGCGGACCCTGCTGGTGACGAACGATTTCCCGCCCCGCCCCGGGGGCATCCAGTCCTATCTGCACGCCTTCGCGAACCAGTTGCCGTCCGACGACCTCGTCGTCTACGCACCGCGCTGGCGCGGCGACAGTCACGTGAAGTTCGATGCGCGGGCTCCGTTCGAGGTCGTCCGGCATCCCACGACGCTGATGTTGCCCACCCCCGACGTCGCGCGACGCGCCACCCGCCTGCTCACCGAACACGACTGCGACACCGTCTGGTTCGGAGCCGCCGCGCCGCTGGCGCTGCTGGCGCCCGTGATGCGCCGCGCCGGGGCCCACCGCATCGTCGCCAGCACACACGGCCACGAGGTGGGATGGTCCATGCTGCCCGCCGCCCGGCAGGCCCTGCGGCAGATCGGCGACCACACCGACACGGTCACCTACGTCAGCCGTTACACCCGGGGGCGCTTCGCCTCCGCCTTCGGTCCGGAGGCGGGCCTCGAACACCTGCCGTCCGGTGTCGACACCGACGCCTTCCGGCCCGATCCGGGAGCGCGTGCCGAGCTGCGGGCACGCTACGGACTCGGTGACCGGCCGACCGTGCTGTGCCTGTCGCGTCTCGTACCCCGCAAGGGGCAGGACGTGCTCATCCGCGCACTGCCCGCGATCCGCACGCGCATCGACGGTGCCGTCCTCGTCATCGTCGGCGGCGGACCGTACGAGTCACGACTGCGCGAGCTCGCCCGCCGCACCGGCGTGGAGGAACATGTCGTGTTCACCGGCACCGTGCCGGCAGCCGAACTCGCCGCGCACCACACGATCGCCGACGTGTTCGCGATGCCGTGCCGCACCCGTGGCGGCGGTCTCGACGTGGAGGGTCTGGGCATCGTGTACCTCGAGGCGTCCGCGACCGGAGTACCCGTCGTGGCGGGCAGGTCGGGTGGAGCCCCGGAGACGGTGCGGGACGGCCGGACCGGGTACGTCGTCGACGGCACAGCGGTGACGGCCGTCGCCACCGCTGTGTCCGGCATTCTCGCCGATCCCGACCGTGCCGCCGCGATGGGCGCGGCCGGCCGCGAGTGGGTGTCCACCGACTGGAGATGGGACGTCCTGGGAGCGAGATTGCGCGGATATCTCGATGCCGCGGCGCCGCCGAGCGAGACCGTGGCGCCCTCGGCGGGGTGA
- a CDS encoding SRPBCC family protein encodes MAEKTKRSITIGAPAERVMQVIADFDAYPTWVSAAKTVEVVEHRPDGRAERVRFVLDAGIVKDTYVLRYKWAPDNRAVSWELESGEIQKAQSGSYVLTESADGTTVVDYQLTVDLTIPMIGLFKRKAEKVITDTALKELKKQVEG; translated from the coding sequence ATGGCCGAGAAGACGAAGAGGTCGATCACCATCGGCGCGCCGGCCGAGCGTGTCATGCAGGTCATCGCAGATTTCGATGCCTATCCCACGTGGGTGTCGGCCGCGAAGACCGTGGAGGTCGTGGAACACCGCCCCGACGGGCGGGCCGAGCGCGTGCGCTTCGTCCTGGACGCCGGCATCGTCAAGGACACCTACGTCCTGCGGTACAAGTGGGCGCCCGACAACCGCGCCGTGAGCTGGGAGCTCGAGAGCGGCGAGATCCAGAAGGCCCAGTCCGGCTCGTACGTGCTGACCGAGAGCGCCGACGGCACCACCGTCGTCGACTACCAGCTCACCGTGGATCTCACGATCCCGATGATCGGTCTGTTCAAGCGCAAGGCGGAGAAGGTCATCACCGACACCGCCCTGAAGGAACTCAAGAAGCAGGTGGAGGGCTGA
- a CDS encoding class II 3-deoxy-7-phosphoheptulonate synthase codes for MNWTVDVPIDRLPELPPLPEELRANLDAALAKPALQQPSWPEEQAAAMRTVLESVPPITVPREVEELQSQLAAVARGEAFLLQGGDCAETFADNTEPHIKGNIRTLLQMAVVLTYGASTPVVKVARIAGQYAKPRSSDTDALGLPSYRGDMVNSLVADAEVRRHDPSRLVRAYANASAAMNLVRAVTAAGEADLHRVHDWNRAFVSASPAGARYEALASEIDRGLRFMDACGVVDPNLRAATIYASHEALVLDYERAMLRLDNSGDEPRLYDLSAHFLWIGDRTRQLDGAHIAFAELLSNPIGLKIGPSTTPEMAVEYVERLDPHNTPGRLTLISRMGHSKVRDLLPGIIERVESTGHKVIWQCDPMHGNTHEASTGYKTRHFDRIVDEVQGFFEVHRALGTHPGGIHVELTGEDVTECLGGAQDISDLDLHGRYETACDPRLNTQQSIELAFLVAEMLRG; via the coding sequence GTGAACTGGACTGTCGACGTGCCGATCGACCGCTTGCCCGAACTTCCTCCGTTGCCCGAGGAGCTGCGTGCCAACCTCGACGCGGCGCTCGCAAAGCCGGCGCTGCAGCAGCCCAGCTGGCCGGAGGAGCAGGCCGCGGCGATGCGCACCGTGCTCGAGAGCGTGCCCCCCATCACCGTGCCCCGCGAAGTCGAGGAGCTGCAGAGCCAGCTCGCCGCCGTCGCCCGCGGTGAAGCCTTCCTCCTCCAGGGCGGCGATTGCGCCGAGACGTTCGCGGACAACACCGAGCCGCACATCAAGGGCAACATCCGCACATTGCTGCAGATGGCGGTGGTGCTGACCTACGGTGCCTCGACGCCGGTCGTGAAGGTCGCGCGTATCGCCGGGCAGTACGCCAAGCCGCGCTCGTCCGACACCGATGCCCTCGGTCTGCCGTCCTACCGCGGCGACATGGTCAACTCGCTGGTCGCCGACGCGGAGGTGCGCAGGCACGATCCGTCCCGCCTCGTGCGCGCCTACGCGAACGCGAGTGCTGCGATGAACCTCGTGCGGGCCGTCACCGCCGCCGGCGAGGCCGACCTGCACCGCGTGCACGACTGGAACCGGGCCTTCGTCTCCGCCTCGCCTGCCGGCGCCCGCTACGAGGCGCTCGCCTCCGAGATCGACCGCGGTCTGCGGTTCATGGACGCCTGCGGCGTCGTCGACCCGAATCTGCGGGCGGCAACGATCTACGCCAGCCACGAGGCCCTCGTCCTCGACTACGAGCGTGCGATGCTGCGCCTCGACAATTCGGGCGACGAGCCGCGCCTGTACGACCTGTCGGCCCACTTCCTGTGGATCGGTGATCGCACCCGTCAGCTCGACGGCGCGCACATCGCGTTCGCGGAGCTGTTGTCGAACCCGATCGGCCTGAAGATCGGTCCGTCGACCACCCCGGAGATGGCCGTCGAGTACGTCGAGCGGCTCGACCCGCACAACACGCCGGGCCGGCTCACCCTGATCTCCCGGATGGGTCACTCGAAGGTCCGCGACCTGCTGCCCGGCATCATCGAGCGCGTCGAGTCCACCGGGCACAAGGTGATCTGGCAGTGCGATCCGATGCACGGCAACACCCACGAGGCGTCCACCGGCTACAAGACCCGACACTTCGACCGCATCGTCGACGAGGTCCAGGGCTTCTTCGAGGTGCACCGCGCGCTCGGCACGCATCCCGGTGGCATCCATGTCGAGCTCACCGGTGAGGACGTCACCGAGTGTCTCGGTGGCGCCCAGGACATCTCCGATCTCGACCTGCACGGTCGTTACGAGACGGCGTGCGATCCGCGTCTGAACACGCAGCAGTCGATCGAACTCGCATTCCTTGTCGCGGAGATGCTCCGCGGGTAG
- the pknB gene encoding Stk1 family PASTA domain-containing Ser/Thr kinase, with protein sequence MTAGGDRLVGVVLDRRYRIESQIARGGMSTVYRGTDMRLDRPVAVKIMDPQFAADPQFLARFEFEARSVARLTHPGLVAVYDQGQDGDHVFLVMELVEGGTLRELLRERGPMPPHAAAAVAAPVLGALAVAHRAGLVHRDIKPENILISGNGEVKIADFGLVRAVAAATTTSRSVILGTAAYLSPEQVTVGSADARSDVYSTGVLVYEMLTGRTPFTGDTSLSVAYQRVEKDVPDPSSAIDGVPPELDAFVRRATEREPAERYADAQVMADALGEICDTLDLPRYRVPAPRRSAVRTPPAPVDPDAAVPARTADGSAAGHHDPAPATAVLPGAAAANAHAPTTVQTAVPGTPGPNVPATRPHPTRVATRTHPRPDTEPVAPRPDHTADRRRQRRSAAAWIAAIIVLALFMGIAGWWLGAGRLTDVPTVQGLDRAAAVSAIETAGLAGEIRGEYSDEVPVDTVLGTDPTAGSRVPDGDTIALLVSLGKPTVPSIPGAGERSVVEDELRRRTFEPVEGGTAFSTTVPEGGVAALDPAPGTVLPVGSEVKLVMSKGSPPVTLPDLAGRTVDEARRILDEAGLTVGEIREVFDADVDEGRVAGTDPAEGDEVNAGGTVTLLVSDAVKVPSMLGRSVGSARDELTRLGFDVEVRQLGDSDRSVVIGQNPGAGRRAEQGSTVTLTALP encoded by the coding sequence GTGACCGCTGGAGGCGACCGACTGGTCGGCGTCGTGCTCGACCGGCGTTATCGCATCGAATCGCAGATCGCGCGGGGCGGCATGTCGACCGTCTACCGCGGCACCGATATGCGACTCGACCGTCCCGTCGCCGTGAAGATCATGGACCCGCAGTTCGCGGCCGATCCCCAGTTCCTGGCTCGATTCGAGTTCGAGGCCAGGTCCGTCGCGCGACTGACCCACCCCGGGCTGGTCGCGGTGTACGACCAGGGCCAGGACGGTGATCACGTCTTCCTCGTGATGGAGCTCGTCGAGGGTGGCACCCTGCGCGAGTTGCTGCGCGAACGCGGCCCGATGCCGCCTCACGCCGCGGCCGCCGTGGCGGCACCGGTTCTCGGGGCCCTGGCCGTGGCGCACCGTGCGGGTCTCGTGCACCGCGACATCAAGCCCGAGAACATTCTCATCTCCGGCAACGGCGAGGTGAAGATCGCCGATTTCGGGCTCGTCCGGGCCGTCGCCGCCGCGACCACCACCTCGCGCAGCGTGATCCTCGGCACCGCGGCCTATCTGTCTCCCGAGCAGGTCACCGTCGGCAGCGCGGACGCACGCAGCGACGTCTACTCGACCGGTGTGCTCGTGTACGAGATGCTCACCGGTCGCACCCCGTTCACCGGCGACACGTCACTGTCGGTGGCGTACCAGCGTGTGGAGAAGGACGTGCCGGATCCGAGTTCGGCGATCGACGGGGTGCCGCCCGAACTCGACGCCTTCGTCCGCCGGGCCACGGAGCGCGAACCGGCCGAACGCTACGCGGATGCCCAGGTGATGGCTGATGCTCTCGGGGAGATCTGCGACACGCTCGATCTTCCGCGCTACCGGGTTCCCGCCCCGAGGAGATCCGCGGTGCGCACGCCACCGGCACCGGTGGATCCCGACGCCGCCGTACCGGCGCGCACCGCCGACGGCTCCGCGGCCGGGCACCACGACCCCGCCCCCGCGACCGCGGTGCTGCCCGGCGCCGCCGCGGCGAACGCACATGCGCCGACGACCGTGCAGACCGCCGTGCCGGGCACCCCCGGACCGAATGTTCCCGCCACCCGTCCGCACCCCACCCGGGTCGCGACCCGCACCCATCCGCGCCCCGACACCGAACCGGTGGCGCCCCGGCCGGACCACACTGCCGACCGTCGCCGTCAGCGACGCTCGGCGGCCGCCTGGATCGCCGCGATCATCGTGCTCGCGTTGTTCATGGGGATCGCCGGGTGGTGGCTCGGCGCCGGCCGGCTCACCGACGTCCCGACCGTGCAGGGGCTCGACCGGGCTGCCGCAGTCTCCGCGATCGAGACCGCCGGGCTGGCCGGCGAGATCAGAGGCGAGTACTCCGACGAGGTCCCCGTCGACACTGTTCTCGGCACCGACCCCACCGCAGGATCACGCGTGCCCGACGGCGACACGATCGCGCTGCTCGTCTCGCTCGGTAAGCCCACCGTCCCGTCCATCCCCGGCGCCGGGGAGAGATCCGTCGTCGAGGACGAACTGCGGCGTCGCACCTTCGAACCGGTGGAGGGCGGCACCGCATTCAGTACCACGGTGCCCGAGGGAGGCGTCGCCGCACTCGACCCCGCGCCCGGAACGGTCCTGCCCGTCGGGTCCGAGGTGAAGCTCGTGATGAGCAAAGGATCGCCCCCGGTGACCCTGCCCGACCTCGCCGGACGCACGGTCGACGAGGCGAGGCGCATCCTCGACGAGGCGGGGCTGACCGTCGGGGAGATCCGGGAGGTCTTCGACGCCGACGTCGACGAGGGCCGCGTCGCCGGCACCGATCCGGCGGAGGGCGACGAGGTCAATGCAGGAGGAACGGTCACTCTCCTCGTATCCGATGCAGTGAAGGTGCCGTCGATGTTGGGACGCTCGGTGGGCTCGGCCCGAGACGAACTCACCCGCCTCGGCTTCGACGTCGAGGTGCGGCAGCTCGGCGACTCCGACAGGTCGGTCGTGATCGGCCAGAACCCCGGGGCGGGCCGGAGAGCCGAACAGGGCAGCACGGTCACGCTGACCGCACTGCCCTGA
- a CDS encoding ROK family protein: protein MNIGNGNGAVLTVGIDIGGTSIRAAAVDRNGEVADSVRTQTPSSAVALENALYRLVDHLRGRNDIAAVGLGVAGFLTGDRTTVRFAPHLPWRETPLAETLTARFGLPVVLEHDANAAAWAEYRFGAAAGSGIAVMVALGTGIGAALLLDGRIYRGAYGVAPELGHVQVEPDGRPCPCGKRGCWERYCSGTGLVDTTVEMLAADPGRSVLAGEIAADPGSLTGRRIAGAAHDGDPVALAAFDDFARRLGLGLALVADVYDPELVVIGGGVSGSAPLFLDAAREHYAAVTTGAGHRPLARVRVAQLGDAAGLIGAADLARSAIETSGATQ, encoded by the coding sequence GTGAACATCGGCAACGGGAACGGCGCTGTGCTCACGGTCGGGATCGACATCGGTGGAACGAGTATTCGTGCCGCGGCCGTCGATCGGAACGGCGAGGTCGCCGACAGTGTGCGCACGCAGACGCCGTCCTCCGCGGTCGCCCTCGAGAACGCTCTGTACCGTCTCGTCGATCATCTGCGCGGTCGCAACGACATAGCAGCGGTCGGGCTGGGGGTCGCGGGCTTCCTGACCGGAGACCGCACCACCGTGCGGTTCGCACCTCACCTGCCCTGGCGGGAGACGCCTCTCGCAGAGACGTTGACCGCGCGCTTCGGGCTGCCGGTCGTCCTCGAGCACGACGCCAACGCCGCGGCCTGGGCCGAATACCGCTTCGGTGCCGCTGCAGGTAGCGGAATCGCGGTGATGGTGGCACTCGGAACGGGCATCGGCGCCGCCCTGCTGCTCGACGGCAGGATCTATCGCGGTGCGTACGGTGTGGCGCCCGAACTCGGGCATGTGCAGGTCGAACCCGACGGTCGTCCCTGCCCGTGCGGAAAGCGCGGGTGCTGGGAAAGATATTGCAGCGGAACAGGTCTCGTGGACACGACCGTCGAGATGCTCGCGGCGGATCCTGGACGTTCCGTGCTCGCCGGCGAGATCGCGGCGGATCCGGGATCGCTCACCGGACGGCGGATCGCCGGCGCGGCCCACGACGGTGATCCCGTCGCGCTCGCGGCCTTCGACGACTTCGCCCGCAGACTCGGGCTCGGCCTGGCGCTCGTCGCCGATGTCTACGATCCCGAGCTCGTCGTCATCGGGGGAGGGGTCTCCGGCTCCGCTCCGCTGTTCCTCGACGCGGCGCGCGAACACTATGCGGCCGTCACCACCGGTGCCGGGCATCGTCCCCTCGCGCGCGTCCGGGTGGCGCAACTCGGTGACGCCGCCGGATTGATCGGTGCCGCCGATCTCGCCCGATCGGCGATCGAAACCTCCGGAGCGACGCAGTAG